The nucleotide sequence ATGTTGGACCATAAGAAGTCCCAGATGTCGGCTTGGGGCGAGCCGGCCTTGGCGACCAGGTCGCTGCGGATCTGGATGTGGGAGCGGTAGAGGACGGGCCGGTCAGGAGTGGCTTTCTTGATCAGGGGGATGAGGCCGGGCATTTGCGGGTCGTCAATCTAAGACAACGTCAGTAACCGTGGTACTgtaggaagagaaagaactCCCCCACGCTCCCGTTGTGGTGGCTGTGGTCAGGTGGACAACCTTAACCAGGGAACGTGCATGATGGAGGGTAGACGTTGGTTCGAGTGAGATGGGGAAAAAAGACTCATAGAGAGGAAAGTACAAGGTACCTACAATGACAACATCAGCACCACCGTCCGCGGGCGAGCACAGTGGTCCACCCTCAGAGAACCAGTAACGGTTCGCATTGTCGGTGATCCAGTCAATGATGGActgcttctcctcggccgagACTCGTTGGTCGGGGTGGCTCACACCCTGGAGAATGTTGTGGATGTTCTTGGTGATACGGAAGACACCAGGACGAGGCTTGGGGACTGTCCAAAAACGTCAGCCTCACAGACTCCTCCGAACAGAGCTCAAGTTGTATCCTCTACTTACCATACCAAGTCAAGTCCACCCCCATAAGACGGGCAAAACGGACCAATGCGTGACGCATCAgagccacaccaccaccttgaggTGTGGAACTGAAGAAGGCAATCTTGGTCTTGTTCCCGCGGAGCTTCTTTGCATACGTCAACATGGTCTCCCACGTAGCATGGCTGCAAGTGTCCTTGTGGTTCTGGACTGTCGTAAGGTGGGCTCGGAAGCCAGCATCAGTCTGGACAATTCCTCGCCAGCCAAcgtgaagaagaggaacaAGAGAGGGGCCAAAGTTCCTATCAGGTCCCATTAGCGTCTGCCGGTTGAGTTCGAGTTGTACGCCAACAACACTCACATGATACACTTCCGCGCCATAGAATCAGCCTGCTCGTCCACCCTCTTCACATCCCAAAACGACTTCTCCTTGTGCTCATCGTCCGGCCGCATCACAATCGGCACAATATCCAGCTCCAGCCACAGCCTCGAGCACAAGCTCGGGCTCATGTACTTGAGCGTCGTGGGCAGACCAGCACCGATAAACTTGGCAAAGTTCTCGTGCTCGTACTTTTCCACTTCGGAAATCACGTAGTCAGCAATCAGATCGGCCCCCATCTTCATGGCGTCGTCCAGCATAATATGCTTGACGGAAAAGTCCACGAGATAGACTGTGTCGTGAATTGCCAGGGCTACGACGGCCGTGTGGTCGTCTGAGAAGACGGCCGAGACACCGAGGTAGAGGGTCTTGTAGAGACAAAAGCCATCATCAGTTTTTATGTACTGTGAAGAGAACAAACAGAGACAGGCAGGCAGAGTGGCTAGCTTACGGTGAGGGCAGGACCAAAGTGAccttccttctccaccaaTGTGCTCATCTGGCGCTTGCGGTGCACCGAAGTGCCCGTGGAGAACTTGCGTCCCTTTTCGAACGCCATGGCTGCGTTGACAGCGTGTACGACAGGACGAAGACTCTTGTGGTTGTAATGATCGGGATGGGATCGATTATCTGTATGTGTATGATCTGAGCTCTGCTCGTGTGGATCTGCAAACAAAGAACTGGCACGatcagaggaagaagattgttgaggttgagcgAGAGTGGAGGGAGCAACGGGGGAGGACAAAGGGCTTATAGCTCTTTCCTGTTCCTGGATCGCAGCTGGGGACGAGGCCAGTTGACGGGCAAAGCGGGGGGACCCAGACCCGTTCTGGGCTtgggatggcgaggatgggaCGACGGTTGGCGCTGGGAGGCTGTCGGTGTTTTCGTTATGGTGGCGGGAAGCAAGGGTGGTcgacggtgaggaggggcGCTGATCCTGATCCATTGTTCAAGAAAATCGGGAAAAACAGCTGTCGAGCTTGCTATGGACGCGGGGGGAGGTCCTCGCGAGGCGGTGACGCAGGTATTCGTCTTGCAGCTGCAGCCAGGCGGGTCCAGTGGGATGCTGCGATGCAGTGGTCTGCTGCTCTCTGCTCTGGTACCGTGGTACCTGAGGTACTTGGTAATGTGAGGCGGGGTAGGAACAATGAGCTCAGCTCGCGCAAGCGTAAGACGATGGGGGACGTCCGCCGAGGAGTATGTTCGTTGTCGAGTCAGGTTCGATGTCAGGTCGGTGCTTCCCGAGGGACCTCTCTTGGGTCCAGACTGCCGGGAATTGGTGGTGTCACCTGCGAGATTGTCAATTTCACGATCCAAAACCTGGTTGATCTGTGTGCCTCGAATGGGCGAGAACGACAATGGCGATATCTCGTCGTTCCATGAAGCTCTTCTCACTTTTTGCCCCCTGCCTTGTGCCACCCTCGACGTGGGACACACGGTGCTTGATCCCCGCGCCACAGCATACCACCCATCTCGCTGCCGGAGGGCTCACAAGATACGCAGTCTGTAGATGGCCCTGGCAGGGCAGGAATGCATCTCGTGCTTGGGGTCACGGCGGGGTTGGCTTGGAGCCCACAGAGGTCATTGGATGAAAGCTACCACACCTGCACAATACATGAAAGTGCAGGTGGTAAAGTCGGTGAGGATGTTCATCACCAAGCCATGGCTGTGATAACTGTGGTTCGGGGCTTCTCtcgaaaacaaaaagaatTGTCCTGGTCCGGCCACGGCCCGCGACCTGTCGGCTCGGACACGGTGACAGCTCAGAACGAGACTATCGACTCCATGCGCGAGTCTGAAACGGGCACGTACAGCAAGGTGTAGGAGCGAGAAAATGGAATAGTGCAGGAACTTACAGCAGAaattcttttctttttctttgcgTAACGGTCTCGCTGAATAGCAACAGCTTGTCTGAGACCAGCTTCCGAAGAATCTGATCTGGACGGTGTACGGGTTGCTGAGAATTTCTCTTCTACTTACTGTCAGATCATCTGAAGGATCAATTTGAGATGGAGTGATCTCAGGAAACTATCCGTCAGCATTCCCAAAGTTTTGAGACGAACCTTTCTCTTCTATCACGACGTCTAGGAAGTGGTGACGTCCTGGTTACAGTGTCCGTTGTAACCGCTGTTAGCGGGCTTCTAGCGTTGGAGATGTCGTGCGGCTAGCGGGGCAGTTCACAGGGGCCTGAGCTAGGGGTGTTGACAAGGGGGTGATTGGATGCGGGGTTGTGAGGTTGTGAGTCTGCAGGTGGAATGAattggatggtggtgagggatagGGGATGTGAGACCAACAGATCGAATGAGCTGTTTAGGTAGATAATTGAGCTATGAGTAATGACTATTGATTGTGTTGGCAAACATTACACTCAGTCGTGGGTTGATGACTTATACATCAGCTTCAACTGCTTGATGGGCCACTTCAACGAGATCATACGATGGCTGGCTATGCTGAGTGCAGAAAATACCCCACGACTGTTCGGCTATCATGAAACTGGGAACGTCTTGGAACATGTCGTTGATCGAGATCTTGGGCTTGGTCAGCGGCTCTGGTGCCCGTATTGGCCCTGAAGGTGGGCCTCTGCAGGAACTATTTCTCAGAGTAACATGTGGTTTGGCGGCAGTGCCGGGCAGTCAGGTCATCACCAGGTATTCACATGTGGACCGTATCGACCAATTTGGTGCTTGCTTGCTGCCAACAAGCTTGGAAGGGAGAAAGAAGGACTCATATCCCAGGATTTCGTGCAAGTCCCTGCACTCAAGATGGTAACCTATACGATGACTTACTTATACGATCGGAGAGAGCGGAAGAGGCAAAAGTATGCCAACCCACTGAGTACGAGAGCAGCTTGAACAACTCAAATCATTACCAAATATGAACAACAATAAGGATAATCCGTACTCCGTGCTGTGTCCTCTGAGGATGTTCCAACTGTCGTCCACAATAGTCTTAGCATGGCGGGGAAGAGGGGCACCGATGATCCGAGTCCCATGGAAGGGTGCGGGGCAAAACGGGGAAGTGACGAGTGCCCCACTCGGCTTCTGAAGCCAAGTGCTTGGTGACCATAAACTGCACACTGCACGGGCCAAGCCGCCCAAGGATGGCCTGTCAACATTCGACGCTGCTCCTTCACCACACCCCCCGTGacaccacaacaccatcttTGTTTTACTGTGTCACCCCAGGGCGGTATTTGTTGAGACGGCGGTGTCACGTCCCGACGAGACATTTTCAGCCTCCACACATCACGGGACCCTGAAAGCTTTTCTCGTTCACATCCTCCAAAGACATGGTCGGATTTTGGGTCGGTGCCGGTCGACCGAGCCGAGTCGAATCCTACAGAACATTTGACAATGATCGATGATCCGTATAGAGGCTGGACTAACAGGTAAGACGTCAATGGTATTCAATAAAAGAACCCCCATCCTACATACGCAATACGCTCTCATTTACATAATACACATTTCGTctgcctccttctcccgctCCTTTAGTCATATCTCTTGGCAACCGTCTTCCAGTTGATGATGTTCCAGATGGCATCAAAGTACTCGGCCTTGCGGTTCTCGTACTGGAGGTAGTACGCGTGCTCCCAGGCGTCAATGCCCAGAAGAGGCACAAAGGCACCGGTAACGGGATCCTGGTTGGCGCGGGTGACGATGCTCAGAGTGTCGctctccttgtccttgacgaGCCACGCCCAGCCGCTGCCCTGGATGCCAGCCAGAGTGGTGTTCATCTGCTTTCGGAAGTCCTCAAAGCTGCCAAAGTCGTCCTCAATGGCTTGCTGCATCACACGAACACACGTTAGCACAATCTCTAAAACTCTTGCTCGGGCCCAACGTACCTTGAGGTCTCCCTTAggctcaccaccgccctccctGCTGGCAGGGGCAAGGTTCTCCCAGAAAAGAGAGTGGTTGACGTGGCCACCACCGTGGAAGTTGAGAAGAGGCGCAATCGAGGCAGCCTTGGTGAAGtcacccttctcctcggcctttgCGATATTTTCCAGCGCCGTGTTAAGGCCGGTCACATATGTTTGGTGGTGCTTCTTGTGGTGGAGCTCCATGATCTTGGAGGAGATGTAAGGCTCGAGCGCATTGTAGTCATCTGTAACCAGCACAGGTAAGTACAATGCCTTATCATGGTAAGTTGTAGCTAGCTAGTGGCGGCAATTGTGACAGATTGTGGCAGCGGCGTGGCTGGCGTGTGGGAGTAGCCCCATAGAGGGCAACCAAGTTAACCTCTTGACTGTTCAGCACTTACACGGAAGATCTGGGAGAGTGGCCTTGCCGCGAACGAAGCTGGTGCTGgcgagagcagcagcaggcttgACAGCCGAAGCCCGGAGAGCTCCACGGAGCGCGGGGACGGTGCGAAGAAGAGTGGAAGACattgtgatggtgatggttgtgtTTGCTGTTGAGATAGGGGGTCAATTGAGTGTCTGGCGGTTTAGAGTTTGGAGGCGTGCCGTAAACATACCCTTTGAGTTCAAATGATGCAGACTTGGGACGTCAAACTTGTTCGGGTCTGGTCTCAGAAGGGAACCTCGATGAAAGCTTCGGTTACTATCAGTCACAATTCCGTCATTGCCCCACTTCAAGCTACCCCAGTTTCGGCTGTATGAACTGTTGTCTGGGCCACCTGCTGGCACGAGCGTCGCTGACCTAACAGAGGCGCACTGCCCCTCCAGGATGTTTCGCGTCCTCTCGAAGCCCAAAATTCAGGGACCAGTCGAGGTTTGACTTGCGGTTGGAGTTTCTTTCATTCTTTGCATTGGATCGCCTCCCTACCGCGTCGTCATTATGTCTTACTACGACATTGACTCTATTCTCACCGACGCAGAGGTACCAGACTGGTCTCCTCCGAACCTTCCCTCTGTCACTAACcggcaccttgatggccacAGAAAATCCCATGTACCTTCCAGCTCGACATTCCCGACCTAGGCTACCTTGACAACACCCCgaaccaacccctcaaagCCGGAACAAAAGTTAACCTCCCACTATGGCTCGCCGAAATGCTTGTCATCGCCAACACCGGCGGTCCCGATAACAAGACCTTTGTCACATTCGACCTCCCCCGAGCTCTCGGAAACGACGTCGTTCAAGCCCTCAAAGCCGACCCTCGAGCCGTCCCATTACGCGATCAGAGCGCCCATTTTTACGGGCTTGCAACACACATGATGGATTTATCTGAGGAACAAGAGCTGGGGAGTGTCCTGCGCAAGACGTTCGTCACTCGCGCTACCGAGATCTCATTACATGCTCGCAAGGTTGGGGGCGTCAG is from Podospora pseudopauciseta strain CBS 411.78 chromosome 5 map unlocalized CBS411.78m_5.2, whole genome shotgun sequence and encodes:
- a CDS encoding uncharacterized protein (COG:M; EggNog:ENOG503NUQQ; CAZy:GT4), translating into MDQDQRPSSPSTTLASRHHNENTDSLPAPTVVPSSPSQAQNGSGSPRFARQLASSPAAIQEQERAISPLSSPVAPSTLAQPQQSSSSDRASSLFADPHEQSSDHTHTDNRSHPDHYNHKSLRPVVHAVNAAMAFEKGRKFSTGTSVHRKRQMSTLVEKEGHFGPALTTLYLGVSAVFSDDHTAVVALAIHDTVYLVDFSVKHIMLDDAMKMGADLIADYVISEVEKYEHENFAKFIGAGLPTTLKYMSPSLCSRLWLELDIVPIVMRPDDEHKEKSFWDVKRVDEQADSMARKCIMNFGPSLVPLLHVGWRGIVQTDAGFRAHLTTVQNHKDTCSHATWETMLTYAKKLRGNKTKIAFFSSTPQGGGVALMRHALVRFARLMGVDLTWYVPKPRPGVFRITKNIHNILQGVSHPDQRVSAEEKQSIIDWITDNANRYWFSEGGPLCSPADGGADVVIIDDPQMPGLIPLIKKATPDRPVLYRSHIQIRSDLVAKAGSPQADIWDFLWSNIQGADMFISHPIPIFVPHTVPREKVVYLPATTDWLDGLNKHLNKWDSGYYGHIYNVACHSQRMTELNWPARKYIIQVARFDPAKGIPTVIDSYAEFRRRCDKQGLTDVPQLVVCGNGSVDDPDASLIYDQTMSQLETYYPDLIKDVSVMRLDPNDQLINTLLANAHVVLQLSTREGFEVKVSEALHAGRPVIVTATGGIPLQVKDKVNGFLVQPGDWKAVAGHLMELFTDEELWKKMSHAAATGVSDEIGTVGNALGWFYLAAKWNEVGVEKHGKGGLKGNEKWVNDMAREEAGFPYAEGENKLPRHFTQSKEVPVHTK
- the SOD2_2 gene encoding Superoxide dismutase [Mn], mitochondrial (COG:P; EggNog:ENOG503NZG9); the protein is MSSTLLRTVPALRGALRASAVKPAAALASTSFVRGKATLPDLPYDYNALEPYISSKIMELHHKKHHQTYVTGLNTALENIAKAEEKGDFTKAASIAPLLNFHGGGHVNHSLFWENLAPASREGGGEPKGDLKQAIEDDFGSFEDFRKQMNTTLAGIQGSGWAWLVKDKESDTLSIVTRANQDPVTGAFVPLLGIDAWEHAYYLQYENRKAEYFDAIWNIINWKTVAKRYD
- the PSF3 gene encoding DNA replication protein (EggNog:ENOG503P24V; COG:L; BUSCO:EOG09264O2D; antiSMASH:Cluster_4), encoding MSYYDIDSILTDAEKIPCTFQLDIPDLGYLDNTPNQPLKAGTKVNLPLWLAEMLVIANTGGPDNKTFVTFDLPRALGNDVVQALKADPRAVPLRDQSAHFYGLATHMMDLSEEQELGSVLRKTFVTRATEISLHARKVGGVSTKGKGKEEGSNLGIGGAGEEFLRGLDEWERKLFRKAHDGAKSGKEWMDSIKKN